In Chlorocebus sabaeus isolate Y175 chromosome 19, mChlSab1.0.hap1, whole genome shotgun sequence, a single genomic region encodes these proteins:
- the PVALB gene encoding parvalbumin alpha: protein MSMTDLLNAEDIKKAVGAFSAVDSFDHKKFFQMVGLKKKSADDVKKVFHILDKDKSGFIEEDELGFILKGFSPDARDLSAKETKTLMAAGDKDGDGKIGVDEFSTLVAES from the exons ATGTCGATGACAGACTTGCTCAACGCTGAGGACATCAAGAAGGCGGTGGGAGCCTTTAGCG CTGTTGACTCCTTCGACCACAAAAAGTTCTTCCAAATGGTCGGCCTGAAGAAAAAGAGTGCGGACGATGTGAAGAAGGTGTTTCATATCCTGGACAAGGACAAAAGTGGCTTCATCGAGGAGGATGAGCTGGG ATTCATCCTAAAAGGCTTCTCCCCAGACGCCAGAGACCTGTCTGCTAAAGAAACCAAGACGCTGATGGCTGCTGGAGACAAAGATGGGGACGGCAAAATTGGGGTTGACG AATTCTCCACTCTGGTGGCTGAAAGCTAA